A section of the Leptospira kobayashii genome encodes:
- a CDS encoding SRPBCC family protein, with protein MHSNNTEDRTVSTTRLFDAPRELVFQMWTDPNHVGNWWGPKGFTNTIESMEVKPGGVWKFVMHGPDGVDYPNTIVYKEVRKPELLIYRHGTDMEDRPDDFHVTVTFEEEGKKTKLTMIALFQSAEARNEVVEKHGAIEGMNQTMERLRDYLGKA; from the coding sequence ATGCACAGTAATAATACGGAAGACAGAACGGTTTCCACCACACGATTGTTTGATGCCCCACGAGAACTGGTGTTCCAAATGTGGACAGATCCGAACCATGTTGGAAATTGGTGGGGACCGAAAGGTTTTACGAACACGATCGAATCCATGGAAGTCAAACCAGGCGGAGTTTGGAAATTCGTAATGCATGGTCCGGACGGAGTGGATTATCCGAATACGATCGTATACAAAGAAGTCCGAAAACCCGAACTACTCATTTACCGGCACGGAACCGATATGGAAGACCGTCCGGATGATTTTCATGTAACGGTGACATTCGAAGAGGAAGGCAAAAAAACCAAACTCACAATGATTGCGTTATTCCAATCTGCGGAAGCGAGAAACGAAGTAGTAGAGAAACACGGAGCGATCGAGGGTATGAATCAAACCATGGA